In Neisseriaceae bacterium CLB008, one genomic interval encodes:
- a CDS encoding c-type cytochrome, with protein sequence MKTLLWPLVAAAFLLSACGEDEAAKAAQAEAEAKEKIVTFTPPEESEIPDDEFGKVVKLGRDIFSDTPRYAPQYSGNGLSCRNCHIDNGRQHNAAPLWAAQVAYPQYRSKNGHVNTLSERIQGCFMYSMNGTKPPLGSPELIALESFAFWMAKGAPVATKIEGAGFKKYDAPEAPDLKRGEKVYEQKCAVCHGPDGQGQKVDGKYNFPPLWGPDSYNWGAGMHQLKNASAFIRYNMPLSQGESIGAQEAVDVAYFMNSHERPQDPRFTGDVAETRKKYHDTPDSVYGTEVNGHIMGSKPATFENWGK encoded by the coding sequence ATGAAAACCTTATTATGGCCCCTAGTGGCCGCCGCCTTTCTACTCAGCGCCTGTGGCGAAGATGAAGCCGCTAAAGCCGCCCAGGCTGAAGCCGAAGCCAAAGAGAAAATTGTCACCTTTACCCCACCAGAAGAATCAGAAATCCCTGACGACGAATTTGGTAAAGTGGTGAAACTGGGCCGCGATATTTTCTCAGACACGCCACGCTATGCGCCGCAATACTCTGGTAACGGTTTGAGCTGTCGTAACTGCCACATCGACAACGGTCGCCAGCACAATGCAGCGCCGCTGTGGGCGGCACAAGTGGCTTATCCTCAATACCGCTCTAAAAATGGCCACGTGAACACGCTGTCTGAACGTATTCAAGGCTGCTTTATGTACAGCATGAATGGCACCAAGCCGCCTTTAGGTAGTCCAGAGCTGATTGCGCTAGAGTCGTTTGCGTTCTGGATGGCAAAAGGTGCGCCAGTGGCCACCAAGATCGAAGGTGCAGGCTTTAAAAAATACGATGCGCCAGAAGCGCCTGATTTAAAGCGCGGCGAAAAAGTGTATGAGCAAAAATGCGCCGTGTGCCATGGCCCTGACGGTCAAGGCCAAAAGGTCGATGGTAAATACAATTTCCCACCGCTGTGGGGGCCAGATTCATATAACTGGGGCGCGGGCATGCACCAGCTGAAAAATGCCTCGGCGTTTATTCGCTACAATATGCCGCTAAGCCAGGGTGAAAGCATTGGCGCACAAGAAGCCGTGGACGTGGCCTACTTTATGAATTCGCATGAGCGTCCGCAAGACCCTCGCTTTACTGGCGATGTGGCCGAAACCCGTAAAAAATATCATGACACGCCAGACTCGGTATACGGTACTGAGGTGAATGGCCACATCATGGGCTCTAAGCCAGCCACTTTTGAAAACTGGGGTAAATAA
- a CDS encoding ABC transporter permease subunit (The N-terminal region of this protein, as described by TIGR01726, is a three transmembrane segment that identifies a subfamily of ABC transporter permease subunits, which specificities that include histidine, arginine, glutamine, glutamate, L-cystine (sic), the opines (in Agrobacterium) octopine and nopaline, etc.) — MFVNCLNRLLSWFLLAVLVSGPAAMAAGSLKNDTLNVGIDLTYAPYAYLEQGQASGFDPDFMRLIAKTLGGKAEFKDTRIENIIIGLNAGHYDVVASALYVNPQRAKQVDFLPYLQTGGVLVVRGDDDFAPQTLEDLCGKSMSSMKGAAWIPTVNQVSAEYCGPKGLKPIVVKEYPSAPEAAQALLSKGVDVQYEDAAVAQMVINQLGNRMKISTKEQLFPVLIGLGFTKQDSEAKALVAEAIQTVKASGEYDALLKKYNLAFPSDELLKANDLANALAPVDTHKGFNWAYLGGLLYNTDFWQAGVTVLQLSTLTWVLAVVWGFLLALGNQSKYRMFQRAAGLYIWLFRSLPLLVLLIFIYNLPQFWPASSVVLSNPFMAGLIALVLSESAYIAEIHRGALQAIPKGQYEAGKALGIRFWGIQKHIVIPQALKVALPPLTNQYVTIVKLTSLVSVISLTEILLVGQQLYTRNFLVMETLVAVAFYYVLIVSLVTWILGKVEHRLDVSLRQDNTTEETVAVDHETLNQYGRLKAEKSGDQALSIKSGRKAFGAVTVLKDVDLSVQWGEVVSIIGPSGSGKTTLIRSLNGLETLDQGQVWLEGSLFIDGKAPVGDAQARIVHLGMVFQSYHLFPHKTVLENLMLAPEYHHQPVAETRLLALAMLDKVGLLRHAHKYPHQLSGGQQQRVAIARALVMQPNIMLFDEPTSALDPELVNEVLSVMEALAKEGMTMIIVTHEMRFAFNVSDRIVFMAEGEIVYDQTPEALRQNADPRLRRFIDHQAPEDYSI; from the coding sequence ATGTTTGTAAACTGTCTGAATAGGCTGTTATCTTGGTTCTTGCTTGCCGTGTTGGTGTCTGGCCCCGCCGCGATGGCCGCTGGGAGTTTGAAAAATGACACCCTAAACGTCGGCATTGACCTGACCTATGCGCCCTATGCTTATTTAGAGCAGGGCCAGGCCAGTGGCTTTGACCCTGATTTTATGCGCCTGATCGCCAAAACCTTGGGCGGTAAAGCCGAATTTAAAGACACTCGAATTGAAAACATCATCATCGGCCTCAATGCCGGCCACTATGATGTGGTGGCTTCGGCGCTGTACGTGAATCCGCAGCGGGCGAAGCAGGTAGATTTCTTGCCGTATTTACAAACCGGTGGGGTGTTGGTGGTGCGCGGCGACGATGACTTTGCGCCGCAAACCTTGGAAGACCTCTGCGGTAAAAGCATGTCGTCTATGAAGGGCGCTGCCTGGATTCCAACCGTGAATCAGGTGTCGGCAGAGTATTGTGGGCCTAAAGGCTTGAAGCCCATTGTGGTGAAAGAATACCCGAGCGCGCCAGAGGCGGCCCAAGCCTTGCTGTCTAAAGGAGTTGATGTTCAATACGAAGACGCAGCCGTGGCGCAGATGGTGATTAATCAGCTGGGCAATCGCATGAAAATCAGCACCAAAGAGCAGCTGTTCCCGGTGTTGATTGGCTTGGGTTTTACCAAGCAAGACAGCGAGGCTAAAGCCTTGGTGGCCGAGGCGATTCAAACCGTTAAAGCCTCAGGCGAATACGATGCCTTGCTGAAAAAATACAATTTGGCCTTTCCCAGCGATGAGCTGCTAAAAGCCAATGATTTAGCCAATGCCTTGGCGCCCGTCGACACCCACAAAGGCTTTAACTGGGCCTATTTGGGTGGTCTGCTGTACAACACCGATTTTTGGCAGGCCGGCGTGACCGTGCTGCAGCTCAGTACCTTAACCTGGGTTTTAGCCGTGGTGTGGGGCTTTTTATTGGCCTTAGGCAACCAGTCGAAATACCGCATGTTTCAGCGTGCCGCTGGCCTGTATATTTGGCTGTTTCGCAGTCTGCCGCTCTTGGTTTTGCTGATTTTTATTTATAACCTGCCGCAGTTTTGGCCCGCTAGTTCGGTGGTGCTGTCGAACCCATTTATGGCCGGCCTCATTGCCTTGGTGCTGAGCGAATCGGCTTACATTGCTGAAATTCATCGTGGTGCGCTACAGGCCATTCCCAAAGGACAGTATGAAGCCGGTAAGGCTTTAGGCATCCGCTTTTGGGGCATTCAAAAACACATTGTGATTCCACAGGCGTTGAAAGTGGCGCTGCCGCCTTTGACCAATCAATACGTCACCATTGTGAAATTAACCTCGCTGGTGTCGGTGATTTCGTTGACCGAAATCTTACTGGTGGGTCAGCAGCTCTATACCCGTAACTTCCTGGTGATGGAAACCTTGGTGGCGGTGGCGTTTTACTATGTATTGATCGTGAGCCTAGTGACGTGGATTTTGGGTAAGGTAGAGCATCGCTTAGACGTTTCCTTACGCCAAGACAATACCACCGAAGAAACCGTGGCGGTTGACCATGAAACCCTGAACCAATATGGCCGCCTTAAGGCCGAAAAATCGGGTGATCAGGCGCTGAGCATCAAGAGCGGGCGTAAGGCGTTTGGCGCCGTGACCGTGCTCAAAGACGTTGATTTGTCGGTGCAGTGGGGTGAGGTGGTGTCCATTATTGGGCCGTCTGGCTCAGGTAAAACCACCTTGATTCGTAGCCTAAACGGCCTCGAAACTTTAGATCAAGGCCAAGTGTGGCTAGAAGGCAGCCTGTTTATTGATGGTAAGGCGCCGGTGGGGGATGCTCAGGCCCGTATTGTGCATCTAGGCATGGTGTTTCAAAGCTACCATCTGTTCCCGCACAAAACCGTGCTGGAAAACCTAATGCTGGCGCCGGAATACCATCATCAGCCTGTGGCCGAAACTCGGTTGTTGGCCTTGGCCATGTTGGATAAGGTCGGCTTGCTGCGCCACGCCCATAAGTATCCGCATCAGCTGTCGGGCGGCCAGCAGCAGCGCGTGGCGATCGCTCGTGCTTTGGTGATGCAGCCTAATATCATGTTGTTTGACGAGCCCACTTCGGCGCTGGATCCTGAGCTGGTGAATGAAGTCTTGAGCGTGATGGAAGCCTTGGCCAAAGAAGGCATGACCATGATCATCGTCACCCACGAAATGCGCTTTGCCTTTAATGTGTCCGACCGCATCGTGTTTATGGCCGAGGGCGAGATTGTGTATGATCAAACGCCAGAGGCGCTGCGCCAAAATGCCGACCCAAGATTGCGTCGCTTTATTGATCATCAGGCGCCAGAAGACTATAGTATTTAA
- a CDS encoding L-2-amino-thiazoline-4-carboxylic acid hydrolase has product MNEFTEIGILQQRKIEAEIIKPIYDIMKREFGIEKAQAIIEEAITDAAVSAGQAFAEKEPNGTSVESFVALQYLWEKDNALEIEVLNNNHERYDYDVKRCRYAEMYHEMGLGEIGFLLSCNRDSKFIEGYAPHVKLTRPHTVMNGDGFCDFRYELQTDKK; this is encoded by the coding sequence ATGAATGAATTTACCGAAATTGGTATTTTGCAGCAGCGTAAAATTGAGGCGGAAATCATCAAGCCTATTTACGACATTATGAAGCGAGAGTTTGGGATTGAAAAAGCCCAGGCCATTATTGAAGAGGCCATTACCGACGCTGCCGTGTCGGCTGGTCAGGCGTTTGCCGAAAAAGAGCCCAACGGCACCAGTGTGGAAAGCTTTGTTGCCCTACAATACCTGTGGGAAAAAGACAATGCGCTGGAGATCGAGGTATTAAACAACAATCATGAGCGCTATGACTACGACGTGAAGCGCTGTCGCTACGCCGAGATGTACCATGAAATGGGCCTCGGCGAGATCGGCTTTTTATTGTCGTGCAACCGCGACAGTAAATTCATCGAAGGCTATGCGCCCCACGTGAAGCTGACCCGTCCCCACACCGTGATGAACGGCGATGGCTTTTGTGATTTTCGCTATGAACTGCAAACGGATAAAAAATGA